The following are from one region of the Streptomyces tuirus genome:
- a CDS encoding MarR family winged helix-turn-helix transcriptional regulator, with product MHEGGNDDGHRDAGLAGSGVDQPAFLALERELTVLLRRARASQGEMAREVHPDLESSAYGLLVRLDECGKQRATELAAYIGVGKATMSRQLRALEELGLVAREPDPADGRAWLVALTQEGQDRVRRVREARRARYAGRLADWDSREVTELARLLNQLNRGMEK from the coding sequence GTCTGGCCGGAAGCGGTGTGGACCAGCCTGCCTTCCTGGCGCTGGAGCGCGAGCTGACCGTGCTGCTGCGGCGCGCCCGGGCCAGCCAGGGCGAGATGGCCCGCGAGGTGCACCCCGACCTGGAGTCGTCCGCGTACGGCCTGCTCGTGCGGCTGGACGAGTGCGGGAAGCAGCGGGCCACCGAGCTCGCCGCCTACATCGGGGTCGGCAAGGCGACGATGTCCCGCCAGCTGCGCGCCCTGGAGGAACTCGGGCTGGTCGCGCGCGAGCCCGACCCCGCCGACGGACGCGCCTGGCTCGTCGCCCTCACCCAGGAGGGGCAGGACCGCGTCCGCCGGGTCCGGGAGGCCCGTCGCGCCCGCTACGCCGGCCGCCTGGCCGACTGGGACTCCCGCGAGGTCACGGAACTGGCCCGGCTGCTGAACCAGCTCAACCGCGGCATGGAGAAGTAG